A window of Mustela erminea isolate mMusErm1 chromosome 19, mMusErm1.Pri, whole genome shotgun sequence genomic DNA:
GATGGTGAACCTTGACAAGAAAGCCTGAGCACCACACAGCAGTTTGGCCTTCCCTTTtggtttcccctccccctccacacaaCAGGTGGCTTTCCTCTAGGAAATAATCTGCAGCCACCTCTTTCTTGAGGCTTTCTTTGAAGGCTGGCCAGCCAGCCCTGGGCTGCGGCCAGCTGGGCGTGGAAGTCCCACAGAGGCCCCTGCTACCTGGAGAGTTTGGTTGCTTGGTTCCTGAGTGTGAACAGCAGGGGTCCTGTCCTTTCCCAGCAGCTTTGCTCCTAAGCCACTCCACTGGGGAGCGTTCCCAGTGGAAGAGCTGGTTGGGATGTGCTTGGAGGCTGAAATGTTCCTCCAGGCTCTCTCCACAGTCTGATGGCACAGTGCCCGAAAGCTGGGTGGGCAGGCCACACCCTCCGAAGCCACTTAGCTCCAGCCAGCCGCATTCTGGCTGTGGCATTCTGGCTGTGGCTTCGTGGGGCTGCCTCCTCCCCGTCCCTGGACCTGCAGGCGTTTGCCTGGCAGGATTACTTTTCCCACCCCAGCAAAGATGGGGATTTGGGGAGGCaaggagagcagaagcaggggcagggagtgCATGCCCTGGTATAGTCCACAAGGGTCCACCACACGGTTGTGCTCCAACCACCAGAGTTCACCCTTTGGCAGCAGGCCATACGCAGCCCACCACCCCACCCACACTCCACTCTGAGCGCGGAGATGCTTGGTTGTACTTCCTAATGTGAGTTTTCCTGCTCTAAACCTCCCCAAAGCTAGGCACCCACATCTAGGAATGCTGATGGCCCTCAGCAGCTCCCCCAAAGAGGATTTATGTTACTTTTGTAATCAGAGGCTTGGGGAGAGGTGGCTGGATTCCCTTGGGTCCCCAGGCCTTTTGTTCTCAATGCAGCACACTGTTCAGGGCACGGAGGTGGGGATAGTCATATCTCTGCCCACCTCAGCTTCTTCCAGAACCCATTAAGGGGTTCTCAGCTTTACTCTCTTTGGCTAGAGTATGGAATGGGGCTTCTGAGGGGAATAGGTGCTAGCAGCATCCCCCCAGTGAGCTGAAGGACAGCTCCTCTCTGCCCTATTTCCCAACCTTCACACACCCTTTTCAGCTTCACCCTTAGCGAGCAAAAGAGCCTTAGGTAGCCTGCCGGCTACTTCAGGTAATGAGTAAGGTCATGACCAGGGGACATGGGCAGAGTGCACTGCAGGCGAGGCAGAGGTTGGGGGGTGGACAGGTACCAAGGGTAATGGGCCGTATCCCCACAGGAGGAGTGGGGGCTACTGGACCCGTCACAGAAGGAACTGTACTGGGACGCAATGCTGGAGAAGTATGGCACGGTGGTCTCCCTGGGTGAGGACCAGCCATCACCCCTCCTTCAGTATCTGCATAGCCCTAACCATAGGGCACTCTGCCCAGCCCTGTCCTGTATACATCTCCCAGTGCTTACCTGAGTTCCTGCTCATTACCTGAGGGCACCCTGTCACCCACCagggcccccacccccgccaataTGTAAGAGCCCTCACCCACCCCTAGGCCATGACTGCTACCTGACTGTCCCTCACCCCAGCAGGAATACCAGCCCCCCAGCCGGAGGCACGGGCGGAGTTGGAGCCTGGGGCACTGCGTACGGGGACAGAGGGTCGAAGAAGCCTCCACCCGGGTGAGTTCTTCTCCATGTGACCCGAACCATCTGTTCTCTGCTGGGGTGGGAGCTTTTCCACCCCCACACACCTGATGGGAGAGGGTGGGCCAATGTCAAGGGTGCTGGGCTACTGGGACTGccacctctccttcccccaggagATGAAAGTGAGAGCCACTGCGAGGGTCCACCCCAGTGCCCAGAGGCCCAGCCACCCCAGGGCCCGGGATCGGTCACCTGGGAGGGCCCGTCTGGGGCCTCTGTGTCTGCCAGGGCAATGCTGGGAACAGGGCTGGAGGCCGGTGCCCTGCGAAGGAAGCCTTATACCTGTGAGCTGTGTGGCCGAGGCTTTGACTGGAAATCAGTCTTCGTCATCCACCACCGGACCCATGCGGAAGGGCAGGGTCCACAGGCCCTGGGCATCGGGGGTGCTCAGAAACTGCCTCTGGGTTCCCGGGAGCTGGGCACACCCCGGCCCCCCCGGCGCATGCTCCCAGGCCCTCGGAGCTATGTGTGTGAGGACTGTGGGCGCAGCTTCAGCTGGAAGTCACAGCTGGTCATCCACCGCAAGGGCCACGTGGGCCAGCGGCGCCACCTCTGTGGGGACTGCGGCCGTGGCTTTGATTGGAAGTCCCAACTGGTCATCCACAGGAAGAGCCACCGACCCGAAGCCCCATGAAGGGCCCGAGAAGGTGTCCTCATCCTGCGGGCTTGGGAGCTTCCAGGGCCTGCACACAGTTCCCAGCGCTCTGGTTCCAGCCTTCCCCGGGGCTGCTCAGCCTCTATGATTCTTGGGGGCAGCAGAGGACACTGGTGAATCAGAGTTCCCAGGAGGTTCCCCTGTCCCAGTTCAGTCTCCCCCAAACAGCCACCTGGGCGTAAGTAGAAAGAAGCTGATCCTCCTTCCACCACCCCATGAGGCCCGAGTTAGAATCTGCTGCCTAAGCCTGGTGACTTCCCGGCTCTGAGACCCCAGCTGTGACCCAATGCAGGCTGACAGGCCAAGGACTCCCCCTACCCCTGGGATCTCAGTGGCCCCAGGTGGCTGCTCAGAAACTGCCCCTTTCCACCCTTCCTGAAGCTTCCGGGCCCCATGTCTTGGTGTGGAAGGTGCAGACAGCCCAGGAGAATATTCCTTGCCTCTGTTTGCAGGCAGATAGAAAACTAGTGCCCATCCACGTTTGagattttttagaaatttcactTTCATAATGGAAAGTTTCTGTGTAAGAATCCTGATCTCTGCTTTCCACGGGTCAGAATATTGGCAGTGCCACtgaacgactaagccacccaggcttagTTACCCCACGTGAACCCTCTTAAAGCATGGAGTTTTCTCTGGCTGGTGACAGGAAAGGAAGTCCAAAGGACTCGAagcatggggtacctgggtggctcaattagttaaacatctgcgtatgatcccagggtcctgggatggagtcctgcattggcctctctgctcagtggagtctgcttctccctctgccactctccaccTTGCCCCCCTCACCACCATctcaaataaatgacataaaatcttaaaaaaaaaaaaaaaatcggaagcCTGAGAAGGATTTGATTCACCACTGCTGGCTTGTAAGATAGAGGGAGTCCCACCGTGACCTCTGGAAGGTCAGAACAAACCCTTGCTGACAGCTGACAAAGAAATAGAGACCTCAGTTCTACCACCACAAGGCTTTGCAGTCTGCCAACAACTTGAATGGGTGTGGAAGTAGATAACTCCAAGGTCTTCAGATAAGAGCCTCCCCAGCCGTCGTATTTCAGCTTTGTGATACTCTGAGCAGACAACCCCGCCAGTGCCTCCCAGACTTCTGAGCTGCAGAACGGTGAGCTAATCAAtggatgttgttttaagccactaaatttgtggcagTTTTTAAAGTAGCAcacagatggggcgcctgggtggttcagtggtttgggctgctgccttcggctcgggtcatgatctcagggtcctgggatcgagccccgcatcgggctctctgctccgcaggaagcctgcttccctctctctctgcctgcctctctgcctacttgtgatctctgtctgtcacataaataaataaaatctttaaaaaaaaaaaaaaaaaggaacattttaaaaaataaataaataaataaagtagcacACAGAAAATGTAATGCAACCACGTATTGTTAACGGGTTTAGTGCTCCTTGTGGCCAAAAATACAAAACTGGCCTGCATCCAGGGATGAATGGGGTATGAAATAAAATGGTGattgtatttttcaataaaagtattaataagaattgaaaaaaacaaataatgacttTGGAAAACTTGCCTGTATGTATTACAGCTGAACCTATGTATACTCttactcagcaattccactcctggctATGCACCCCACAAATGAAttcttgttttggctcaggtcatgatctcagggttgtgaggtcgagccccgagtctggctccttgcccagcacagagtctgcttgtccttctccctctgctccgccTCCCGCTcaccccatctctttgtctctcacacaaataaatacaatctttaaaaaaaaaacatgaatgctTATGAGCACCAAAAGACAGGTACAGAAACCGAGCAACTATCTGTGAAAGCAAAAAGATTAGAAAACAGCCCAAGCCCACTGCAGTTACCAGTGTATCGCCTCTCTGCTTCATACCGGTGCCTGTCTGCTCTGGTGGGCTGGGCCCTGCAGCCGGTTCTCCTCCACAGTCAGCACGTTGTTGAGCTTGGTCAGTGGTAGAGGGCACTGGAGGGAACCACAagttgtttctcttcttcctgccacCACAGCAGTGGTACATGTGGAGACTCTGCCCAAAGCAGGCCTTCTTTTGGCAAGCTCAGAGCCTTGGCCTGGCCCAGTCGCCACCTCACCACAGCCCTTCTGATATGGATACCATGCACCCCAAGGTACCCTGCTAGCAAGCGGCTTCCCGGTGCCTCTCCCAGCAGATACCTCATGCTGTAGGCCTTGTATCTGCAGTGGCACCTTAAATCATCTGCACGCCTGCTTATCGCTTTGGCCCACCACATCAAGGTGTTTTTGGCTTGGCTTGGGCAACCCAGAgaatctctctgcctcctggtgtGTTGCAAACACATCTTCCCCAACAACGTCTGAACTCCAACCTTGAGGAGAGGGCTCCCACTTGAAAATTTATTCTTACATTGGGCATTCTCTCAGCTGAAGAATTTTAAGTTAGTTCTCTGTTATAGTTAATAActgtataacttatttttaagattttatttgttagagagcacacaagcagggggagcagcaggcagagggagaagcaggctccccgctgagcagggagcctgatgtgggactcgatcccaggaccctgggatcatgaccagagccaaaggcagatgcttaactcactgagccacccaggcgtccttatagttaattttaaaaaaactatttctaaatctttttgGCTGAGCACAAAGTCAaatgtggggctctatcacacagccctaagaccatgacctgagctaatatTAAGAGCCAGATGCCCAACAGTCTGAGCCACGCACGTGCCCCTGTAATTAATAGCTTTATGTATCAAATCTACCCTGTTCAAATTACTGTACGgcttctgcctcctgcctgggcACTCGCTGGTACACCCACCGGCAGCAGTGTGGACACTTACACCAGCTGTGCATGTGGTGAAGTACTGTGCCCAGAGCGATGCTCACAAACAGGTGACCGCTACGCCAATGCTGCTGACTCAGACACAaatggaagggagggacagagcttGGCATCATCTTTTGGGGAAGCAGGGGCTTTTCTGGGGTCCGCACAGGCCACAGCCTCCTCCCACAATGGCAGATGCCTAAGGGTAGAACCCTTTCCTAATGGCACATGGGTGCTTAAGCAGGCAGTGCACTTTCACAGGAGACCTGTGTTTTCTGGGGTCTCGGCAATATCAACACTATCTGAACAAGTGTCTGGCCATGTGTATGTGCTCCATCCTGCTTCCCACGCAGTGAAGGCCACACCCATCCTGTCCCGCCCTGCAGTGTCGTCAGCTAtgcctgtccccttccccagcaCTAAACACACCCTGCAGATCTCCCCTCCTCCCATATCCACATTTAGGCAGCACCTAAAGCCCTTGACATGGGGTGGATTTTACTTCCCAGGGGTTCAGTGCCCTGAAATTCCTATCTGTATTTATCCTAATTCCCAGGGAAGCATTTTTGGTTCTTGAGACATTGAGGACTATACTTCCCAAGGCTTTGGTACTCACTTTTCCTTGGCCCACAGACTATGTAGTTAGGTAATGATCAACTAACATTTAAAGCCCCTGAGATAGTGTGTACTATACTTTTCTGAAACCAGCAAAAACATGATCCTGCCTACAGTACACACAGTGCCCAGCAGGCTCTTTTGGACCCTAGGACATTGATTTCATCTTCTAGAGGGCTTGATGtgctccacacccctccccacaggACTTGCGTCAGGGCTTTTGCAGGTGCACTCTGCCAAGGACACTCTTTCCCGTTACTTGTTGCTCATCCTTCTGGGCTTGGCCCGATGTCATTGTCGTATCACCATGATAGCACTTCTTACACCCTCCAGACCATACCACATCTGCCAGCCTGGAGTCAGCCCATCAGAGGCCACAAAAAGATCTACAGTTAGAGTGAGCCTTATGTCTCAACCCTGGAATGACTCTGAGGCTGCTGGCTCCTCCCACATTGGTGGCATTGTCTAGAGAGAGGTTTTCCCTGAGACTTGCCAAGGTCCATGGCAGGGTGATGGTAGGTGGGGGGAACCCTGAAGTAAGATCTCTGGAGTGCACTAGGCCCTGAAGTCCTTGCCTGTATCTCCATCCACTGTTGGAGAGGAAGAATTTCTTCTGTCGTTCCAGGACTTTCTGGCTTGACTAAGAATCAGATGGACATGAGACatgttaacaggagaaaatcaaattaaattggTACGTATGTGGAATACATACAGCCataaaattccaaagacaggcaaaatgaggtatacATGTCATACTGAACTGAGAAAGGTATAGAGGTCCGGGAATTCAGTAGGGAAGAATGCAACTTAAAGGAAGACGAAAGAGTAAATACTTGGTAAACAAGTGGTCTTTGGACCATTCAGGAACAAGAGGACACAGGAATTTGATCAAAGAGGCCTTGCTAGGTTCCTCCCTGTCACAATGTAGTTATTTGTGGgggagataaagagcttctgaatctgttaggtttttgttgttgttgtttttcaagattttatttatttacttgacagagatcacaagtaggcagagaggcaggtggggtggggggcggtgcggaaagcaggctcactgctgagcagagagccggatgaggggctcgatcccaggaccccaggatcatgacctgagacgaaggcagaggctttaacccgctgcacccaggcacccctgaatctcctagttttttattgcttttaacaCAAAATAACCTTTTTGCCGACGTGGCCcacctgcccttggcccctacaTCTGTAGTAGACATCTGTGTACACATCCAAGTTCATTCTCACTCTGCTACTGGGCCTAGCATCATCTCACTCTCTGGCCAGGCTAGGATTCATGATGACCCTCAGCAggtttgggtggggggaggtgaccCTGCAAATGGGAGTGGTAGTCAGCACTGGGCACTACCACTTCAGAGGTCCTCTGGACTGGCTAAATGATCAGAGTCTCCAGGTTCCATTGCACACAGCCTGGTACATGTCTGGCGTCAGGGGCCGGAAGGCCTTGGCCTGGTTGTCCAACACGAACAAGGGGTCAGCAATGATGCCTACATTGAAGCCCTCGCGTGCCAAACGGGTTTTCACCAGTTTGAATGTGCTTGTGATCGCCAGGGTGTCCTGCAGGGGCAGTAAGCATAACCCGACTGTGAGCGCCCGGCCGAGacctcccctccacctgcttctgCCACCCAGAGCTCACCTGGATACGGATGAAATGGGGTGCAGCATAGGCAGGGAGCCAAGTGTGGACATGCTGGTACATCCTCTCACCATCGAAGGTCTGGCCGGGGACCAGCCGCACAGCAGCCATGCCCACCTTGCCCTCACAACCTGGGGAACACACCAGTCATTCCGGGGTCACCCACCTCATAGCGCCCATGGCTGACCATCTCACGTGGCCCTTCTCTGCTCACTGGCTCTGCTCCAGCAGCTCCCCCTCACCGCGTGAACTCTGGATAACACCCCTCCGCCCACAAAGCTGTTGGCGGTTTAAAAGGAGACAAGCCCTCCGCACCTGGCACCGACACGCCGTAGACGTTCACCTCCTGCAGGAAGTCCACGAGCGACAGAACGCTCTCCACCTCCCGCGTGGACACGTTCTCCCCTTTCCATCTGTGGGGTTGGACCAGTGCTAGAGACAGCAGCCCTGGCAAAGCCGAGGCGCCCTCTTGCCCACCAAGCCCCTCCTCCTGCGGCATCCGGGAGCTGGTTCTGCCCTGCTCCGCGCCCCTCGGGATCTGGGAGACACGCCCCTCGAGAATCGGGGAGCCACGCCCCTCAAGGAGAGGGGGGTCGGGAGTCACGCCCCTTGGGGGGATCGGGAGCCACGCCCCTCGGGCCCGGAAGTCCCGCCCTCTCAGCCTGGCTCCTCCAAAGGACCCAGAAGTCCTGGCCACCCGCCCTCACAGTCCCGCCCGAGACCCTGACCGGAAAGTGTCCCCAAGGCGGTCGCGAAAGTAAAGGAAGCCTTCTTCGTCCATGGCCAGCACGTCACCGGTGTTGAAGTAGACGTCGCCCCTGCGCCGCACATCccgcaccagcttgcgttccgaCAGCTCTCGCGCCCCGCGGTAGCCCACGAAAGGTTGGTGGCCCGAGACCTGGGTCAGCAGAAGCCCCGCTTCCCCTGGGGGTAGGAGTTGGAATTAGGGCCTTATCCCTGGCCAGGAACCGCACAGCCCACCAGCCCCCGGCCGGAGGTTCCCAGCTGTGGTAGACTCTTCATCCCCGAGAGCCTGCcaaagaggagacagagggagacctGGAGAGAAAGTTGGGGGGGAGACAGGAGATATTGGGGAGCTCACTAGAAATAGGATAACAAGGGAAGGACAAGGGACAGAGACAGACGGCGGTAGTAAGAAAGATATGGCCAAGACCACGCATGGCACCAGGAGAGAAGACCCTAGGAGAAGGTACTGGACCAGAGACTGATGCCTGGGAGGACATGACTTCCACAGATGAACCCTCAGAGACCCAGCAGAGCAAGGGATTGAGGCAGAGGAGTCAGGCAGAGCTGAGTAGCTGAGAGGCAGAGGGCCCCAAGCAGTGGTCACACAGGTGAGGGCAGCAGACACCACCACTGGGCACTGACCTCAAAGCTTGTTCCAGCCAAGGAGCAGATGGCCCCCGCCCTTCCCACACCCAGGGAACGTACCTGGCCTCACAGGGACACAGAATCCCCGATTGTCCCTGACAGGCTTTTCGGCCTCGGTGTCGAACTGTACAAGCTCAAAGGGGGACAGCATCTGAGTCGGGGGGTGGGGAAGTGTCAGTAGAGGTCCTGTGGGCTCAGCCTCCATCAGGGCCACTGTCCCACCCAACCCACTCACTCGAAGCAAGCAGCTCATCTTGCCCAGGGCCCCACAGCGCCCTGGATAGTTGACGAAGCCAATGTTGCCTTCCGTGGAGCCATAGCTTTCCAAGATCCGAATGGGGCCAAAGCGCTGCTGGAAGGACTTCCACACATCTGCCCGGAGTCCATTGCCCATTGCCAAGCGGACTGTATGTGTCCGGTCCTCTGGTCGCTGTGGGGACATCCCAAGAAGGGTGAAGAGGAGTGTGCCCTAGGACCCTTACCTATGAAGGCTATCTCTTGGTCCTTACCTGAGGACTTACCTGGGAGGTGATGGGGGCGGGGGCATCTATACCTAGAAGTCTACCAAAGGTTCTTACTTGAGAGTAGTTACGTGGAGTCTGTACTTGGAGGGTTACCTGCAGAGGTTCCCTTGGGGGGAATTTACCTAAAAGGCTTACCTAGGGGTGACTGGAAGGCTTATCCAGGGCTTACCTAGGGGAAATATCTGGGATCTTATATAGGGGTAGTACCTGGAACTTTTACCTGGAGAGAGGTTACCTGGAGGGTTTACTTAGGAGCCCTTACCTGGAG
This region includes:
- the ZNF446 gene encoding zinc finger protein 446 isoform X5, with protein sequence MPSPLGPPRLPSVDAVAILEEPEAARLRFRGFCYQEVAGPREALARLRELCRQWLRPEACSKEQMLELLVLEQFLSTLPPEIQAWVRGQRPGSPEEAVALVEGLQHNPGQLLGWITARVLKQVVFPAAQKTEESLGRSHPSGTVELLGATSREGSQDTQMERSAQLSCRVKEEPDADGQEMASSSPPVPAQCHEGHPGHREPASASFHPPRIQQEYQPPSRRHGRSWSLGHCVRGQRVEEASTREMKVRATARVHPSAQRPSHPRARDRSPGRARLGPLCLPGQCWEQGWRPVPCEGSLIPVSCVAEALTGNQSSSSTTGPMRKGRVHRPWASGVLRNCLWVPGSWAHPGPPGACSQALGAMCVRTVGAASAGSHSWSSTARATWASGATSVGTAAVALIGSPNWSSTGRATDPKPHEGPEKVSSSCGLGSFQGLHTVPSALVPAFPGAAQPL
- the ZNF446 gene encoding zinc finger protein 446 isoform X1 is translated as MRTRRSLSYRPSRPLVPLVGYKKTPSTTMPSPLGPPRLPSVDAVAILEEPEAARLRFRGFCYQEVAGPREALARLRELCRQWLRPEACSKEQMLELLVLEQFLSTLPPEIQAWVRGQRPGSPEEAVALVEGLQHNPGQLLGWITARVLKQVVFPAAQKTEESLGRSHPSGTVELLGATSREGSQDTQMERSAQLSCRVKEEPDADGQEMASSSPPVPAQCHEGHPGHREPASASFHPPRIQQEYQPPSRRHGRSWSLGHCVRGQRVEEASTREMKVRATARVHPSAQRPSHPRARDRSPGRARLGPLCLPGQCWEQGWRPVPCEGSLIPVSCVAEALTGNQSSSSTTGPMRKGRVHRPWASGVLRNCLWVPGSWAHPGPPGACSQALGAMCVRTVGAASAGSHSWSSTARATWASGATSVGTAAVALIGSPNWSSTGRATDPKPHEGPEKVSSSCGLGSFQGLHTVPSALVPAFPGAAQPL
- the ZNF446 gene encoding zinc finger protein 446 isoform X2, which translates into the protein MRTRRSLSYRPSRPLVPLVGYKKTPSTTMPSPLGPPRLPSVDAVAILEEPEAARLRFRGFCYQEVAGPREALARLRELCRQWLRPEACSKEQMLELLVLEQFLSTLPPEIQAWVRGQRPGSPEEAVALVEGLQHNPGQLLGWITARVLKQVVFPAAQKTEESLGRSHPSGTVELLGATSREGSQDTQMERSAQLSCRVKEEPDADGQEMASSSPPVPAQCHEGHPGHREPASASFHPPRIQEYQPPSRRHGRSWSLGHCVRGQRVEEASTREMKVRATARVHPSAQRPSHPRARDRSPGRARLGPLCLPGQCWEQGWRPVPCEGSLIPVSCVAEALTGNQSSSSTTGPMRKGRVHRPWASGVLRNCLWVPGSWAHPGPPGACSQALGAMCVRTVGAASAGSHSWSSTARATWASGATSVGTAAVALIGSPNWSSTGRATDPKPHEGPEKVSSSCGLGSFQGLHTVPSALVPAFPGAAQPL